TATAAAGGCAGTGTGATTTAAGGTGTGAGTAATTCACTTTGACCCAAATCTGACAGAAGGAGGTCACAGAGAAAAGTTCACTATGACTGAGTCTTCAGCCAGTTCCTCAGGTGTTCCACCTGGGCAGAGACGCTGCTCTTCGATGTTCCACCAGAAGTGCTGTACTGCTCCACGCTGCTCCTGTAGTCCCACACCGAAGACACATCACTTCCAAACAACGGGCTAAAGTTCACGCACATGCATCCACATGGCATacacagacagagaaaaggaaGCTTGAATTCAAAATATATGTAGAACTTCTATTATATAGTTAAACCCACAATGATTTATTCCTCTAGCTATTAATTTGATGTTTCctctgattaaaaacatttatgcatcCATACAAAAGTGTCAACTACCTGACAGCAGTGAGGTCCGCCTCAGTCAGTTGATTCAGGGAGACATTTTTAGATTCAGCTGTAAATACAGCTTTTCCAGAGAGACCATGGGCTTCTCTGAATGGCACCTGGAATGAGAACAGTGTCAAAACATAAAGATGAACAATTTATAAAACtaattcactgcaaaaacacaaagtattagCAAGAAATTTTGGACTAGTTTGTAGTTAACATGTCttaaatcaagtaatttagtctagaaattagactaaaacttgtaagattttgtgttttttgcaatgttttactgttacttTATAATACACAATATTGTTGGAACATCTCACCCCTTTTCTCACGAGGTAGTAGGCCAGATCTGTGGCCAACATGTCGGGACTGAGAGCAGCTTCCATTACACTCTGGTTGATCTGAAACACAAGAGAAGCAAATTAACATTTcactatttaaagaaaaataataaatctaacTTTCACAactattgtttaaaatattctttgtaATGTTAAGATAAAATCCAGAAGgattaacaatgttttttaaaaggtgTCTTTATCCTGAAATTAATTTTCGACAAGATATTTAActggattttcatttttaacggTGTCTATTTCAAGCATCataactttttgtttaaaactttaatgctAAAAAAGAACCTGGAGATTATGCTTATATTTCAGAATTAGCATTTATTCCCCATAAGAGCTGACAGATCCTCCACAATATGCATATCTTGCAggaactttaaacaaaaatagatgtAAATAACATATTGTACAGTTACTGATAGATTCTGTTAATCTTTGGGGTCTCAACTCTACTCTCTGGATTatcttggtttttctttttatgttttcacctTTAGAGTGGACATGACTCCAGTTGTCACCTGCAGCACAGCATGGACAGTATCATAGCAGTCAAACATGGCTTCTTTGTCCTCctgaaaaaatacagaaaccaCAACATAACAGGCAGTTACATTTGAATCTTCAAGTGAAGTTATAATATTagaaaatctgtaattttaaaCCTGCAGATCCTTGTTATATGTGCTGGGCAGACCCTTCAGAGTCATCATGAATCCTGCACactaatacaaaacaaaaacaggttgcAGAAGAACATTATGAAATCAGACAGGACACCAGGTGTTTGCATGTGCcgaagaaaattatttctgaaagcGAAAAAGCTTTTATACCTCTAATTATTTGTAGCAACAGTTCAAAGTGAGTGTAGTAGCTTTGGTGAAATGAATGAGCCAAGTAAGCATTAAAATTATGCTTCTTATTTAGAGTTTGTGCTGTTCTCTCTACAAATGATCATAAACCAGTcctacaataaaacaaatataaagtaGATTTTTAACTAATCTTTTGTCTTACTCTGCCAAAGACACGACCTGCTTTACTCCTGATCAGCTCCAGACTGTCGGCATTCTTCTTCTGGGGCATCAAACTGCTGCCTGTGCTACAAAtcacacaaataaatgtaagatgaagaagaagagtgCTGCAGAAGAGGGGcaacattttaaagcagtttttaaagaaaataagcatTAGAGGACaagaaatacaatttataaGCAACTATAGTTCTTAACACTGACTCTAGGAGTAACAGGCAGAtgtaagataaatattttacaaaatataatttaatttcacagatGCATCCTATatgcaaaacaaactttttaatatgttttgaagACAGGGATAGattatatttaagaaaattttaGCATCTTCACGTTGATACTTTGTAGAAAGTATACATATCAAAAGGTTATCTGATTGTTGTGACCTCAATCATGTCACAACAGTTTATTTgagcaatttttaaaacaactttaaactgaactaaaaaaaatttttacagtgttttacaTAAAAGTCAATAGTTCTTCACAAGGAGTGTCACATCGACACAAATAACCATCCCTCTTCTGGGTAAAAATTCTTAGAACTTAAATTTATTGTACtttaggaaaacatttcaaaaagtattttgtaattttattaacCTAACTATTATAATTGAGCTGCATATTTTACACAGTGTATGCTGAATATAGCACTGGATTCAAAATGTTGAGGCCAATTTTGTAAAAGACAGGTTGTATAAAACCTTTCAACTCAATCAACTAAGGCATCCTTagtggattaaaataaattttgctcCTTAGGTACatgtacaacaacaacaaaaaaagctattGTTTATTTCTACTGCAGCAGTTCGTCTGTACATTTTGgcaataaataataagaaaaaataactcaTACATACTTAAATTATagtattttaggttttatttggttttatttttgccaataTGACAATGAACGAGGTAAGGAAAAATCCACAAGACTTTCATTTTTTGCTGGATTATGAAGCAggctcttttttaaaaaaatcaaaaatgttgtttagtCCTAATTTTTAGAATATGTCCAGATCAGAATCTGCAGGTCAAACCTCACCACCATTATTTGTATAAATGAAACTTTGTCTAGATTTAATTCACATTTGTGAAGACTTTTgacaaactaaagcaaaaaaaaaaacaaaaaaaaacaacaaaaacaaaacaaagtttaccTGTAGGCATCGGAGAGTGTGACGAAAGAGTACTCCTTAGTGCTATACAGCATGAGATCCTCGGCCATCTTACTAAGGTGGGTCAAACACAGTGAAGCCCAGAACAAGAACTCCGCTTTAAAAAGACAAgtactttaaaacacaaatatgaggAGGCCTCACTTAAAATAATAGCTTATGttcaaaagctgaaatataCAGTTAACATACCAACAAAGTCTCTCTGTCCTGTGGCATCCATACTGTTTAGGCTGATGCTATCAAATCCCAACTCTACACCCAGAGAAGGAGAAATgttcagcatatttttttattaggattAGTAACACAACTCTCAAACTAATCTGACCTGTTCGCAGTAGTTCTCTGTCGATGTCAAAAGGTGTGCCAGCGATGGCGCCgctgaaaacagaacaaatatttcTTGTTGCTTCATCACATCTGTGAATGAAAATCACAGAACAGAGGTAAGTGTTTCCACTGCACCTGCCAAGAggtaaaatatttgttcttttcttgaTCTCCAGAAGCCGCTCCACGTCTCTGCTTAAAGCTACAGCATAGCTGAgggaaagaaatgagaaaaaaaacaaaaacacggtGAATGTccattaacattaaaaaaattaaacataaactcAGTGGATTTCATCATTAAAGGGACACCTCAGAATCCAGTGGCtccatctgattggctgagcccTCTGCATGTGGGTGTAACCAGGAAAAAGGACGTCaatttctctgtaatttacaaAAGGTttaatgaagtaaaataaaacaaattaactttatttacattcaaaatGGTCTTACACTGCTGCCCGCTCCACCATGGTGGAGATGAGCTGCAGggagttagctgttagcttagcGACGGCGTCTCGTAGCCACAGCCTCATGTCCGTCACCAcctgttgaaataaaacacaacaaaccgTCTCATAACTTACATCCAGCCGAACTTTTACTACAGATTCAatgatggaaaaaacaaacctgatcATTTCTACTCCTACCGGTGTGCAACTTCCCTGCAGGAGCACCAATCAGTTCCTGGACAAACCAGCAACAAAGCAACActgattttacttctttttttttttacataagttttaaattaattattatatcTTTAGTGTAAACAGTAGTTTGGACAAGTTTTAGGCAGCTAATCTATAATACCATCCTGAAAGAGACAAGCTCCATATCACCTTAAGCCTGCGTTCGTTGGCTGTGTGAATGTCTTCATCTTCAGGTTTAATCAAAAATGCACCTTTAGACCATTCTTCAGAAATCTGTGGAGCAAAATGAGGGTTCTAtgactaaatgtttattttctcatagaAATTAGAATGAATCAAACTgattcaaacaaaatattagttAAACTGGATTCAGTATAACTGGTTATTGGACCCATTTGTCTTGTAAGTTACACTTTGTTATACTTTATACTTTAACAAAGTATAAAGTACATACTTTATACTTTGTTATACGTTATAATATACTTTATGACAGTATACTAATATACTGCATGTTATActttataatatattatattttataatatacaAATGTGACCAAAAGccaatttgactttgtaaattaaaattgggcttctgtctttttaagaagctcTTGCTCTTTCCAAAACTGGATGTAATCACAACATCAATCTTCTAGTCACCATTTAACAACGTtattaccagcatttcactgagaagtagcacGTAtattgagctcagcagatgcacaatTCCACCAGATGTTCtctaattgctactggctagtctgaaggaactgaatttggtagggctgctctgtgaggcggaagctctgaagcttggaaactgcagctctgaggaggagcttcaatCTCAAAGGTGGAGCCatgtccacccaggcgttttgcacagctgaatggttgctataGAAACTAAAGTATTTCTCAGATATCCATGAAAGAATCAGAGCAGcattccaggtatgtttttgatgcaggaataatattagaaaatgatgtaaaactaaaaatatataatgccCCTTTAAACTATAATgacattaaataattataaaacgCATCTATAATTAGCtaaatttttcaaattctgCTAAGCAGGCCGGATAGTTGGTTTTTCCAGTGTTACTTGCACTGATGAAGCAAACACTAGTATGAGACCAAAGCCAGCTGACACCTGTCACATGATGACACTATTGTATGCAACTGGCTCAGCAGGAATCAGGAATCCTGCACCAGGGCACATTCTCAGCTGTCATCTATTAACCAGAGCCACCAGACAACTATGCACAGAACCAATCTTCTGCAAGTTTTAACATAGTAATCGTACTGTCCATATATTACTAAAGTAAAGGTAAAAAGTACAGCGATgtaaaaatactcctgaaatacttttttaaaagttactcaggtaaatgtaattgagtaaatgtaacttgtAACTATCCAACTCTGGTGTCTAATAATTGTTggttaaaacaaacttgttctCCATTTAGTGAACAGAGTATCCAGAAAtattacttaagtaaaagtagcGATActtaagtaaatatatatagttACTACCTAACTCTGTCTATTATAAAATCCAGTTACGCACAGCCAGCAGACAGTTTATCCATACCTGGTCCATCCCCTGCAGAATTTGCTCCATCTCCTCCGTGCTGACCAGCTTGGCCTTTTCCAAAGCTTTGACATACGCCTTGCTCCCTCGGATATCAGCATCCCACATCCTCTGGTCATAGGTGATGGACGCATTGAATTTCTCCATGATTGGGTCGGTATCTCCCACGAAACGGCCTCCCCACAGCTTGCTTCCCTGTAGAACAAGCAAAAGAGCAGCAAATGAGGTGGAAAAAATATAGCTTTAGTCAGTTAACAGCTAGCTATGAGGTTCGCTTTCGGTGAAAACAACAGCGTGTTTTGATAAAGTCCAGCTGACTGTGAGAACAACATCGGAACAAGTGTTGGTTGTCTCTTCAGCTGAATCGTACCTCAGTGTTGGCCATATTTTAGTCCTCCC
This window of the Gambusia affinis linkage group LG15, SWU_Gaff_1.0, whole genome shotgun sequence genome carries:
- the asl gene encoding argininosuccinate lyase; this translates as MANTEGSKLWGGRFVGDTDPIMEKFNASITYDQRMWDADIRGSKAYVKALEKAKLVSTEEMEQILQGMDQISEEWSKGAFLIKPEDEDIHTANERRLKELIGAPAGKLHTGRSRNDQVVTDMRLWLRDAVAKLTANSLQLISTMVERAAVEIDVLFPGYTHMQRAQPIRWSHWILSYAVALSRDVERLLEIKKRTNILPLGSGAIAGTPFDIDRELLRTELGFDSISLNSMDATGQRDFVAEFLFWASLCLTHLSKMAEDLMLYSTKEYSFVTLSDAYSTGSSLMPQKKNADSLELIRSKAGRVFGRCAGFMMTLKGLPSTYNKDLQEDKEAMFDCYDTVHAVLQVTTGVMSTLKINQSVMEAALSPDMLATDLAYYLVRKGVPFREAHGLSGKAVFTAESKNVSLNQLTEADLTAVSPLFGSDVSSVWDYRSSVEQYSTSGGTSKSSVSAQVEHLRNWLKTQS